The Halomicronema hongdechloris C2206 genome includes a window with the following:
- a CDS encoding Mov34/MPN/PAD-1 family protein: MTLVLTADHLHQMRSHGERMYPEECCGILVGQLLPDAGQRQLLELHPADNDWRPDVDVDDGNPSGAQGESQHLSRTRRYWIDPRRLLQIQRYARDRNLAIIGIYHSHPDHDAVPSECDRTLAWPDYSYVIVSVHRGQAVDVRSWQLDETHHFQPDPLQMLSIAP, from the coding sequence ATGACCCTAGTGCTGACGGCTGACCATCTGCATCAGATGCGATCCCATGGTGAACGCATGTACCCAGAGGAGTGCTGCGGTATTCTGGTGGGACAACTGTTGCCGGATGCTGGCCAGCGGCAATTGCTGGAGCTACACCCGGCTGATAATGACTGGCGACCCGATGTTGATGTAGACGATGGCAATCCCTCAGGGGCTCAGGGGGAATCGCAGCACCTAAGCCGGACTCGGCGCTATTGGATCGATCCACGGCGCTTGTTACAGATTCAGCGGTATGCACGCGATCGCAACCTTGCTATCATTGGTATCTATCATTCCCATCCTGATCACGATGCCGTTCCGTCTGAGTGCGATCGCACCCTGGCCTGGCCAGATTACTCCTATGTAATCGTGTCAGTACACCGAGGGCAGGCGGTTGATGTTCGGAGCTGGCAACTCGATGAGACCCATCACTTTCAACCTGACCCCCTGCAAATGCTGTCTATCGCCCCTTAG
- the moeB gene encoding molybdopterin-synthase adenylyltransferase MoeB, whose amino-acid sequence MLNPNLDTIQLTKDDYTRYSRHIILPEIGLDGQKRLKAASVLCIGTGGLGSPLLLYLAAAGIGRIGIVDFDVVDHSNLQRQVIHGTSWVGKPKIESAQARILEINPYCQVDLYDTRLSSANALDIIAPYDVVVDGTDNFPTRYLVNDACVLLNKPNVYGSIFRFEGQATVFNYEGGPNYRDLYPEPPPPGLVPSCAEGGVLGILPGIIGVIQATETVKIIVGQGTTLSGRLLLYNSLDMTFRELKLRPNPERPVIETLIDYEEFCGIPQAKQQEAQEQSAMAEMTVQELKQLLDSNQDDYLLIDVRNPNEYEIANIPGAVLVPLPDIENGEGIHRVKELLNGHRLIAHCKMGGRSAKALSILKDAGITGTNVKGGITAWSREVDASVPEY is encoded by the coding sequence ATGCTGAACCCGAATCTCGATACGATTCAACTGACTAAAGACGACTACACTCGGTACTCGCGCCACATCATTCTGCCCGAAATTGGTCTCGACGGGCAGAAAAGACTAAAGGCCGCCAGCGTCTTATGTATCGGCACTGGCGGCCTAGGGTCTCCCTTATTGCTCTATCTAGCCGCCGCTGGTATCGGCCGCATCGGCATTGTTGATTTTGACGTCGTCGACCATTCCAATCTGCAGCGACAGGTTATCCACGGCACTTCCTGGGTGGGCAAGCCCAAGATTGAATCGGCCCAGGCCCGCATTTTAGAGATCAACCCCTACTGTCAGGTCGATCTATACGACACTCGACTCTCCTCGGCCAATGCCCTCGATATCATAGCCCCCTATGATGTCGTGGTCGATGGCACCGACAACTTTCCCACCCGCTATCTAGTCAACGATGCCTGCGTCCTCTTAAACAAGCCGAATGTTTACGGGTCTATCTTCCGCTTCGAAGGGCAGGCCACTGTCTTCAACTACGAAGGTGGACCTAACTACCGTGACCTCTACCCGGAACCCCCACCGCCGGGCTTGGTTCCCTCCTGTGCCGAGGGGGGCGTACTGGGTATTTTGCCGGGCATCATCGGCGTGATTCAAGCCACAGAAACCGTCAAAATCATCGTGGGACAAGGCACCACTCTCAGTGGTCGGCTATTACTCTACAACTCCCTGGATATGACTTTCCGGGAATTGAAGCTACGTCCTAACCCTGAACGCCCAGTCATCGAGACGTTGATTGACTATGAGGAGTTCTGTGGCATTCCTCAGGCGAAACAACAGGAAGCCCAGGAGCAATCTGCCATGGCTGAAATGACGGTGCAGGAACTAAAGCAACTGCTGGATAGCAACCAGGACGACTACTTGTTGATCGATGTTCGTAATCCCAACGAATATGAAATTGCTAACATTCCTGGTGCGGTCTTAGTGCCTTTACCAGATATCGAAAATGGTGAGGGGATTCATCGGGTCAAAGAACTGCTCAACGGGCATCGCCTCATCGCCCATTGCAAGATGGGTGGGCGCTCTGCCAAAGCCCTGTCGATTCTGAAAGACGCTGGTATCACTGGTACCAATGTCAAAGGGGGGATCACAGCTTGGAGTCGTGAAGTGGATGCCTCAGTTCCCGAATATTAA
- the sbcD gene encoding exonuclease subunit SbcD has protein sequence MAITLLHLSDIHMGSGSSHGRVNPVTGLNSRLEDFTQTLARCIDRAVEESVDLVLFSGDAFPDATPPPVVQQAFAKQFRRLVDAQIPTVLLVGNHDQHSQGQGGASLCIYRTLGVPGFIVGDRLDTHAIETHQGPVQVVTLPWLTRSALLTRPEMEGLSMAEVHRQLIERLRVALEGEVRRLDPKVPSILLAHAMVDTAQYGAERFLAAGRSFTIPMGLLARPCFDYIALGHVHKHQILSQQPLMLYPGSIERVDFSEEQEEKGYVLVSLEKGQAQAQFCPLPVRPFRTLKIDVSDSDNPQADLLEAIVVADLEQAIVRLNVRLRPDQLDQLDTNALEQALHHAHSYSLNPLLVSQLSRPRLPELAADDQREPIAALKAYVAHQQDLSEIADDMIEAAQALLAGEVIPRPTTDRSMAEEPGAEDPPEPSRQLRLL, from the coding sequence ATGGCGATAACGCTTCTGCACCTATCCGACATTCATATGGGTAGTGGGTCTAGCCATGGGCGAGTGAATCCAGTCACTGGTCTTAATTCACGTCTCGAAGATTTTACCCAAACCCTAGCTCGCTGCATTGATCGAGCAGTCGAGGAATCGGTGGATTTGGTCTTGTTTAGTGGGGACGCCTTTCCGGATGCGACCCCGCCGCCGGTGGTGCAGCAGGCCTTCGCCAAGCAATTTCGGCGCTTAGTGGATGCGCAGATTCCGACGGTGTTGCTGGTGGGCAACCACGATCAACATTCCCAGGGCCAAGGAGGAGCTAGTCTCTGTATTTACCGGACTCTGGGGGTGCCCGGCTTTATTGTCGGCGATCGCTTAGACACCCATGCCATTGAGACTCACCAGGGGCCGGTGCAGGTGGTGACGCTACCCTGGCTCACCCGCTCTGCCCTATTAACCCGCCCGGAAATGGAGGGATTGTCCATGGCAGAGGTCCATCGGCAGCTCATAGAGCGCCTGCGGGTAGCTCTAGAAGGGGAAGTGCGTCGTCTCGATCCCAAGGTACCATCAATATTACTGGCCCACGCCATGGTTGATACGGCTCAGTACGGGGCTGAGCGCTTTCTGGCGGCGGGGCGTAGCTTCACCATCCCGATGGGGTTGCTAGCGCGCCCTTGCTTTGATTACATCGCTCTTGGCCATGTGCATAAACATCAAATTCTGAGCCAGCAACCTTTAATGCTCTACCCCGGCAGCATCGAACGGGTAGATTTTAGCGAAGAGCAAGAAGAGAAAGGTTATGTCTTGGTTTCCCTTGAGAAGGGTCAAGCCCAAGCTCAATTTTGCCCTCTGCCAGTGCGCCCTTTTCGGACCTTGAAGATCGATGTGTCTGATAGCGACAATCCCCAAGCGGATTTGCTGGAGGCGATTGTGGTGGCGGACTTAGAGCAAGCGATAGTGCGATTGAATGTGCGCTTGCGGCCAGACCAACTCGATCAGCTCGATACCAATGCCCTCGAGCAGGCCCTACATCATGCCCACAGTTACAGCCTAAATCCGCTATTGGTCAGTCAGTTATCTCGCCCTCGACTGCCAGAGCTGGCGGCTGACGATCAGCGAGAACCCATTGCTGCCTTGAAGGCCTATGTAGCCCATCAGCAGGACTTGTCAGAGATCGCCGATGACATGATTGAGGCTGCCCAAGCCTTACTCGCCGGTGAGGTCATACCTAGGCCGACGACTGATAGGAGTATGGCAGAGGAGCCTGGAGCAGAGGACCCCCCAGAGCCTTCCCGGCAATTGCGACTGTTGTGA
- a CDS encoding ATP-dependent Clp protease ATP-binding subunit: protein MFERFTEKAIKVIMLAQEEARRLGHNFVGTEQILLGLIGEGTGVAAKVLKSMGVNLKDARIEVEKIIGRGSGFVAVEIPFTPRAKRVLELSLEEARQLGHNYIGTEHLLLGLIREGEGVAARVLENLGVDLSKVRTQVIRMLGETAEVSAGGSQGRTKTPTLDEFGSNLTQMASEGKLDPVVGRQREIERVIQILGRRTKNNPVLIGEPGVGKTAIAEGLAQRISNGDVPDILEERRVVTLDIGLLVAGTKYRGEFEERLKKIMDEIRSAGNVILVIDEVHTLIGAGAAEGAIDAANILKPALARGELQCIGATTLDEYRKHIERDAALERRFQPVMVGEPSVEETIEILHGLRDRYEQHHKLKISDTALDAAAKLSDRYISDRYLPDKAIDLIDEAGSRVRLINSQLPPAAKELDRELRQVLKEKDNAVRSQDFDKAGELRDREMEIKAEIRAIAQSKKSEDSNGDDSPLVDEEDIAQIVASWTGVPVSKLTESESEKLLHMEDTLHQRLVGQDEAVRAISRAIRRARVGLKNPNRPIASFVFSGPTGVGKTELTKALAAYFFGSEEAMIRLDMSEYMERHTVSKLIGSPPGYVGYNEGGQLTEAVRRRPYTVVLFDEIEKAHPDVFNMLLQILEDGRLTDAKGRTVDFKNTLLIMTSNIGSKVIEKGGGGLGFDFEEDQAESQYNRIRSLVNEELKQYFRPEFLNRLDEIIVFRQLTKEEVKRISDILLREVFGRLTEKSISLEVTERFKNRLVEEGYNPSYGARPLRRAIMRLLEDTLAEEILSGRLQEGDTAIVDVDEDGKVQIQTRERKELMAQGAEQAGV, encoded by the coding sequence ATGTTTGAACGCTTCACGGAAAAAGCTATCAAGGTGATCATGCTCGCCCAGGAGGAGGCACGTCGCTTAGGCCACAATTTTGTGGGCACTGAGCAAATTCTCCTGGGGCTTATTGGAGAAGGAACCGGCGTTGCCGCCAAGGTGCTGAAATCCATGGGCGTTAACCTCAAAGATGCTCGCATTGAGGTTGAAAAAATCATCGGTCGTGGATCGGGGTTTGTCGCCGTCGAGATTCCCTTTACTCCCCGAGCTAAGCGGGTTCTAGAGCTATCTCTAGAAGAGGCACGGCAACTAGGCCACAACTACATCGGCACTGAGCATCTGCTCTTAGGGCTCATCCGCGAGGGTGAAGGAGTTGCCGCCCGGGTCCTAGAAAACCTGGGCGTTGATCTCTCCAAGGTTCGTACTCAAGTGATTCGAATGCTGGGAGAGACCGCTGAGGTATCAGCGGGAGGGAGCCAAGGACGCACTAAAACACCTACCCTGGATGAGTTTGGCTCCAACCTGACCCAGATGGCCTCCGAGGGCAAGTTGGATCCAGTCGTTGGTCGCCAGAGAGAAATTGAACGAGTCATTCAGATCCTAGGGCGTCGGACCAAGAACAACCCGGTGCTAATTGGTGAGCCTGGCGTAGGTAAGACAGCCATTGCCGAAGGCCTAGCCCAGCGGATTTCCAACGGCGATGTTCCCGACATTTTAGAAGAGCGCCGGGTGGTCACCTTAGATATTGGCCTGCTGGTGGCGGGTACCAAGTATCGTGGTGAATTCGAAGAGCGGCTGAAGAAGATCATGGATGAGATCCGCTCTGCCGGCAATGTCATCCTCGTGATCGACGAGGTTCACACCCTAATTGGTGCGGGGGCCGCTGAAGGAGCCATTGATGCCGCCAATATCTTAAAGCCAGCCCTGGCCCGGGGTGAGCTGCAATGTATCGGTGCGACTACTCTGGACGAATATCGTAAGCACATTGAGCGGGATGCGGCTCTGGAGCGTCGTTTCCAACCAGTGATGGTGGGAGAACCCAGCGTCGAGGAAACCATCGAAATTCTCCATGGCTTACGAGATCGCTATGAGCAACATCATAAGCTCAAGATCTCCGATACGGCCTTAGATGCTGCCGCCAAGCTATCTGACCGCTATATTTCCGATCGCTATCTGCCAGATAAGGCCATTGACCTGATTGACGAGGCTGGATCGCGGGTCCGACTGATTAATTCCCAATTACCGCCAGCGGCCAAAGAGCTCGATCGAGAGCTGCGTCAGGTGCTCAAAGAGAAAGACAACGCGGTGCGGTCCCAAGACTTTGACAAAGCTGGGGAATTGCGAGATCGGGAAATGGAGATCAAGGCAGAGATCCGTGCCATTGCCCAGAGTAAGAAGTCGGAAGACAGCAATGGCGATGATAGCCCTCTCGTAGACGAGGAAGACATCGCCCAAATCGTTGCTTCCTGGACCGGGGTGCCCGTGAGCAAGCTGACTGAATCTGAATCCGAGAAGCTGCTGCACATGGAGGATACTCTACATCAACGCTTGGTCGGTCAAGACGAAGCCGTTAGAGCCATCTCCCGGGCCATTCGTCGCGCCCGCGTCGGGCTGAAGAATCCCAATCGTCCCATTGCTAGCTTTGTCTTCTCGGGACCGACCGGGGTTGGTAAGACAGAACTGACCAAAGCTTTGGCAGCTTACTTCTTCGGCTCAGAAGAGGCCATGATTCGCCTCGACATGTCAGAGTACATGGAACGCCACACAGTGTCTAAGCTAATCGGCTCACCTCCAGGCTATGTAGGCTATAACGAGGGGGGGCAGTTGACCGAGGCAGTGCGGCGACGGCCTTATACGGTGGTACTGTTCGATGAAATTGAGAAGGCCCATCCCGATGTCTTCAACATGCTGTTGCAGATTTTGGAAGATGGCCGTCTCACCGATGCCAAGGGACGTACCGTAGACTTCAAGAATACGCTGCTGATTATGACCTCCAACATCGGTTCTAAGGTGATCGAGAAAGGAGGCGGTGGTCTCGGCTTCGACTTCGAAGAAGACCAGGCAGAATCTCAGTACAATCGCATTCGCTCCTTGGTAAATGAAGAGTTGAAGCAGTACTTCCGCCCTGAGTTCCTCAACCGATTGGATGAGATCATTGTCTTCCGTCAGCTGACCAAGGAAGAAGTCAAGCGTATTTCGGATATCCTGCTGCGGGAGGTCTTTGGCCGCTTGACCGAGAAGAGTATCAGCCTCGAGGTGACCGAGCGGTTCAAGAATCGTCTGGTAGAAGAGGGCTATAATCCCAGCTACGGAGCTAGACCTTTACGTCGGGCGATCATGCGACTGCTGGAGGATACCCTAGCGGAAGAAATCCTCTCTGGCCGCTTGCAAGAAGGTGACACGGCTATCGTTGATGTTGATGAGGACGGCAAGGTTCAGATTCAGACCCGTGAGCGCAAAGAACTGATGGCTCAGGGCGCCGAGCAGGCTGGTGTCTAA
- a CDS encoding GNAT family N-acetyltransferase, which yields MPRLICRPLTNIDLPAIVHLDQLCFGGLWSLDGYRRELDSPNSDLIVLSRPEAIGATEAIIGIGSLWAILDEAHITLLGIAPSHRGLGLGQWLLGQLLWRAHHRQLARATLEVRPSNQAALAIYSKFGFTEAGRRHHYYADDEDAMILWRSGLRHPDYQAQWRQTLIPIHQRLQSREWRILQGDAASNPLANDASFSEKINVY from the coding sequence ATGCCCAGACTGATTTGTCGCCCTCTGACCAATATCGACTTACCGGCTATTGTTCATCTTGATCAACTATGTTTTGGTGGCCTTTGGAGCTTAGATGGCTATCGTCGCGAACTAGATAGCCCCAATAGTGATCTCATCGTTCTGAGTCGGCCCGAGGCGATTGGTGCGACTGAGGCCATCATTGGCATTGGCAGCCTATGGGCCATCCTAGATGAAGCCCACATCACCCTATTAGGTATTGCCCCTAGCCACCGCGGCCTAGGCCTAGGTCAGTGGTTACTAGGGCAATTGCTCTGGCGGGCCCACCATCGTCAGTTAGCTCGCGCTACGTTGGAGGTGCGTCCTTCTAATCAGGCCGCCCTAGCCATTTACAGTAAATTTGGTTTCACTGAGGCGGGTCGCCGCCACCACTACTACGCAGATGACGAAGATGCCATGATTTTGTGGCGGAGCGGCCTCAGACACCCTGATTACCAAGCCCAGTGGCGGCAAACCCTAATCCCTATCCACCAGCGCTTACAGAGTCGAGAATGGCGCATCCTACAGGGAGATGCTGCTAGCAATCCATTGGCAAACGACGCGAGTTTTTCTGAAAAAATTAATGTTTATTAG
- the lysA gene encoding diaminopimelate decarboxylase: MVSAIPADQQNSSYRYLTVNGGTSEMSRSPNQSLLPLTAEVNQQEHLQVGGCDVPALVARFGSPLYVLDEQSLRTACRQYRQAFEHYYPGQALVLYASKAWSCLAVCAIATQEGLGIDVVSAGELVTALQAGAQPSQTYFHGNNKSMAELQLALESQCRVVVDNWYELRCLAQLTAEIAAPLTILLRLTPGIECHTHDYIRTGHIDSKFGFDPDQLEQVFGFVSQQPGLRCIGLHAHIGSQIFELQPHYDLAAVMVSWLQTAARYGLAMEELDIGGGLGIRYTEADDPPSIEAWVKTVCQGVVAACEASQQPLPRLLCEPGRSLIGTACVTAYTVGSQKTVPGIRSYVAVDGGMSDNPRPITYQSVYRVLAASRMAAPLSDTVTLAGKHCESGDVVITSAQVPPLIAGEVIAIPATGAYNYSMASNYNRVPRPAAVLVGGGDAHLIIRRETLQDLIRQDCLPDALGVSSEEGT; encoded by the coding sequence ATGGTATCAGCGATTCCAGCAGATCAACAAAATTCGAGCTATCGCTATTTGACTGTCAATGGCGGAACGTCTGAAATGTCTCGATCTCCCAATCAGAGCCTGTTGCCCCTGACAGCTGAGGTAAACCAGCAGGAGCATTTACAGGTAGGGGGATGTGATGTGCCTGCTTTGGTGGCCCGGTTTGGATCGCCTCTTTATGTGTTGGATGAACAGTCTCTGCGGACGGCCTGTCGTCAGTATCGCCAGGCGTTTGAGCACTATTATCCAGGACAGGCGCTGGTACTATACGCCTCTAAGGCATGGAGTTGCTTGGCCGTATGTGCGATCGCAACCCAAGAGGGCTTAGGCATCGACGTGGTATCAGCGGGAGAACTGGTGACAGCACTCCAAGCAGGTGCCCAGCCCAGTCAGACATACTTCCATGGCAACAACAAGTCAATGGCAGAACTGCAGCTGGCCCTGGAAAGCCAGTGTCGGGTGGTAGTAGATAACTGGTATGAGCTGCGCTGCTTGGCTCAATTGACCGCAGAGATCGCCGCTCCCCTGACTATCTTATTGCGGCTCACCCCTGGCATTGAATGTCATACCCACGACTACATTCGCACCGGCCATATTGATAGTAAATTCGGCTTTGATCCCGATCAGCTGGAACAGGTTTTTGGCTTCGTCAGTCAGCAGCCAGGGTTACGATGCATCGGCTTACATGCCCACATCGGCTCGCAAATCTTTGAGCTGCAGCCCCACTATGACTTAGCTGCCGTCATGGTGAGTTGGCTCCAAACCGCAGCCCGCTATGGCTTGGCCATGGAAGAGCTAGACATTGGCGGGGGGCTTGGCATTCGCTACACCGAAGCGGATGATCCGCCCAGTATCGAAGCCTGGGTCAAGACTGTTTGCCAGGGGGTGGTCGCTGCCTGCGAAGCCAGCCAGCAGCCCCTACCGCGTCTGCTGTGTGAACCGGGCCGCTCCCTGATTGGAACCGCCTGCGTCACGGCTTATACCGTAGGTAGCCAAAAGACGGTGCCTGGGATTCGCTCCTATGTGGCGGTAGATGGCGGCATGTCTGATAATCCTCGTCCCATTACCTACCAATCCGTCTATCGGGTGCTAGCCGCCAGTCGCATGGCGGCTCCTTTGAGCGACACCGTGACCCTAGCCGGTAAACACTGTGAGTCAGGAGATGTCGTAATCACCTCCGCCCAGGTGCCTCCCCTCATCGCAGGAGAGGTCATCGCCATCCCGGCAACGGGTGCCTACAATTACAGCATGGCGTCTAACTACAACCGAGTGCCACGCCCTGCGGCAGTACTCGTCGGCGGCGGTGACGCCCATCTGATTATTCGGCGGGAGACCCTGCAGGATTTGATTCGGCAAGATTGTTTGCCAGATGCTCTAGGGGTCTCATCTGAGGAAGGTACGTAG
- the cdaA gene encoding diadenylate cyclase CdaA, with translation MDRPWEQWLIHLDRFRLVLLPALDIILVLLLTYMVLVIIGERRTLWMVRGLIFLMLAAALSKALGLQLLSFVLDKLVIGSAVAMAFILQGEFRRLLEQVGQGHLRQLLSPSHEPIPQPDNVIDEIVDAVKELSQNRTGALMILETDQPIDERDFSVPGVRLNAEVSKELLQTIFQTSTLLHDGAVLIRASRVIAAGVILPISERSASRQLGTRHRAAMGITERVEHCLCVVVSEETGSISLAEQGILNRPLTSSKLRELLRAKFSRSVERDVVAPQLRSLGKRLGLQGLSFLQRLLRLPSSASRKRK, from the coding sequence ATGGATCGCCCCTGGGAGCAATGGCTGATACACCTGGATAGGTTTCGACTTGTGCTGCTTCCAGCTTTAGATATCATCCTAGTGCTGTTGTTGACCTACATGGTTCTGGTCATCATTGGCGAGCGCCGCACCCTGTGGATGGTACGAGGGCTCATTTTTTTGATGCTAGCCGCTGCATTGAGCAAGGCCCTAGGCTTACAGCTATTGAGCTTTGTCCTAGACAAGCTCGTCATCGGCTCGGCGGTGGCCATGGCGTTTATCTTACAGGGGGAATTTCGGCGACTTTTGGAGCAAGTTGGTCAAGGGCACCTGAGGCAGCTGTTAAGTCCATCCCATGAGCCCATTCCCCAGCCTGACAATGTCATCGATGAAATTGTCGATGCCGTCAAAGAGCTATCGCAAAATCGTACCGGCGCCCTGATGATTCTGGAGACCGACCAACCGATTGACGAACGGGACTTCTCGGTACCAGGGGTGCGCCTCAATGCCGAAGTGTCTAAGGAGCTGTTGCAGACCATTTTCCAAACCAGTACCTTGCTCCACGATGGGGCCGTCCTGATTCGGGCCTCTCGGGTCATTGCGGCCGGGGTGATCTTGCCCATTTCAGAGCGGTCTGCCTCTCGTCAGCTTGGGACTCGCCATCGGGCCGCCATGGGGATCACCGAACGGGTGGAGCATTGTCTGTGTGTTGTGGTATCAGAGGAAACGGGTTCCATTTCTCTGGCCGAACAGGGTATCCTAAACCGGCCACTCACCAGCAGTAAATTACGGGAGTTGTTGCGGGCCAAGTTTTCCCGGTCTGTCGAGCGGGATGTGGTGGCGCCCCAACTCCGTAGCTTAGGGAAGCGTCTTGGCCTTCAGGGACTCTCCTTCCTGCAACGCTTGCTTCGACTGCCATCGTCGGCCTCTCGGAAAAGAAAATGA
- a CDS encoding isoprenyl transferase, translated as MTIQPVVPPPLPTDLDRDRLPRHVAVIMDGNGRWAKQRGLPRIMGHRRGVDTLKKLLRHCRDWGIEALTAYAFSTENWGRPVEEVDFLMTLFERVLRQELAEMIAEDVRIRFVGNLGALPQSLRHEIDRAVADTQGNSGICFTVATNYGGRQEILQACRAIATQVQDGILKPEDITEDLFTRHLYTAEVGDPDLLIRTSGEMRISNFLLWQLAYAEMYVTEVLWPDFDDHELHLALHAYQRRERRFGKV; from the coding sequence ATGACCATTCAGCCTGTTGTTCCTCCCCCATTGCCGACCGATTTAGACCGGGATCGCCTCCCTAGACATGTTGCTGTCATTATGGATGGCAATGGCCGCTGGGCAAAGCAGCGAGGATTACCTCGCATCATGGGCCATCGCCGTGGCGTGGATACGCTGAAGAAGCTGTTGCGCCACTGCCGGGACTGGGGCATTGAAGCCCTGACTGCCTATGCCTTTTCCACGGAGAACTGGGGCCGGCCCGTGGAGGAGGTGGACTTCCTCATGACCCTATTTGAGCGGGTATTGCGGCAGGAATTGGCGGAAATGATAGCCGAGGATGTGCGGATTCGCTTTGTGGGTAATTTGGGAGCCTTACCCCAGTCTCTGCGCCATGAAATCGATCGGGCCGTCGCTGATACCCAGGGCAATAGTGGAATTTGCTTCACGGTGGCGACCAATTATGGCGGCCGCCAGGAAATTTTGCAGGCCTGTCGTGCGATCGCAACCCAGGTTCAAGACGGCATCCTCAAGCCTGAAGATATTACTGAAGACCTCTTTACCCGCCACCTCTACACGGCCGAGGTCGGCGACCCCGACTTGCTGATCCGCACCAGTGGCGAAATGCGGATCAGTAACTTTTTGCTGTGGCAACTGGCCTACGCCGAAATGTATGTCACCGAAGTGCTGTGGCCCGACTTCGACGACCATGAATTGCATCTGGCCCTGCATGCTTACCAGCGACGAGAGCGTCGTTTCGGTAAAGTCTAA
- a CDS encoding YdcF family protein has protein sequence MSDSVEILDLLNQMEVPPQKLMGERCSQSTWENALFSELLLEPRQIDRIVLVTDPAHMPRAYLVFERFGFEVFTHPCHQFDSPVSLARSQRILREYIALAKYALAGQFWPQAQPQEAQLVARADAQLQDWQCDLVGAQ, from the coding sequence ATGAGTGACTCGGTAGAGATACTAGATCTGCTCAACCAGATGGAGGTTCCCCCCCAGAAGCTCATGGGGGAGCGCTGTTCCCAGAGCACTTGGGAAAACGCTTTATTCTCTGAACTATTGCTGGAACCCCGTCAGATCGATCGGATTGTATTGGTGACCGATCCAGCCCATATGCCCCGAGCCTATCTGGTTTTCGAGCGCTTTGGTTTTGAGGTGTTTACCCATCCTTGCCACCAGTTTGATTCCCCCGTCTCCCTGGCTCGCTCTCAGCGCATTTTGCGAGAATATATCGCCCTGGCTAAATACGCCCTAGCCGGTCAGTTTTGGCCCCAGGCCCAGCCCCAAGAAGCGCAATTGGTTGCCCGGGCTGATGCCCAGCTGCAGGATTGGCAATGCGACTTAGTCGGCGCCCAGTAG
- a CDS encoding mechanosensitive ion channel family protein, with amino-acid sequence MENLLQEIQTSLLSLVGDITKALPGLLVAIVVVLLTRYGANVVRRFTATLASRVLSNRSLQSLLVQTSYIAAWVVGILAAGIIAFPDLGLGDLIALLGLGSVAIGFAFQDIFKNFLAGILLLLQQPFRIGDQIIVNEFEGTVETIALRSTQIRTYRGEEVVIPNSIVFTSALQVMTAYAYRRTDLDIGVDYNTPLPLAVETLLTAVQRVERVLETPRPEVDIVGFGDSSINLVVRYWTSPEQKWVRQVKTQVMIALKQACDQADIVIPYPIRTVYHFDQERFNDHYPLDS; translated from the coding sequence ATGGAAAATTTGCTACAAGAAATCCAGACCAGTCTGTTGAGTCTGGTCGGTGACATCACTAAGGCCCTGCCAGGTCTCCTCGTGGCCATTGTGGTGGTGCTCCTAACCCGCTATGGCGCCAACGTTGTGCGCCGGTTCACTGCTACCCTGGCCTCCCGTGTCCTGAGTAATCGCTCCCTGCAATCACTACTGGTGCAGACCAGCTACATTGCCGCTTGGGTAGTAGGTATCCTGGCGGCTGGTATTATTGCCTTTCCAGATCTGGGGCTGGGGGATCTGATCGCCCTGCTGGGGCTAGGATCTGTGGCCATTGGCTTTGCCTTCCAGGACATCTTCAAAAATTTTCTGGCCGGGATCTTGCTGCTATTACAACAGCCCTTTCGCATCGGGGATCAGATTATTGTCAATGAGTTCGAGGGTACCGTCGAGACTATTGCGCTGCGGTCCACTCAAATTCGCACCTATCGAGGCGAAGAGGTGGTTATCCCGAATTCCATTGTCTTTACCAGTGCCCTGCAGGTGATGACGGCCTATGCCTATCGTCGCACTGATCTAGATATTGGCGTTGACTACAACACGCCGTTGCCCTTGGCCGTAGAGACCCTGTTAACTGCAGTACAACGAGTGGAACGGGTGCTCGAGACCCCCAGGCCAGAGGTCGACATCGTTGGCTTTGGGGATAGCTCTATTAACTTAGTGGTGCGCTACTGGACTAGCCCGGAGCAGAAGTGGGTACGGCAGGTCAAGACCCAAGTGATGATTGCCCTGAAGCAGGCCTGCGACCAGGCCGATATTGTCATTCCTTATCCGATTCGCACGGTGTATCACTTTGATCAGGAACGATTTAATGATCACTATCCTCTCGATTCCTAG